In Salvia miltiorrhiza cultivar Shanhuang (shh) chromosome 4, IMPLAD_Smil_shh, whole genome shotgun sequence, the DNA window AGGCCGACGTGCCGATCGTGTGCCCTCCTGCAATTATATCCATACATATTAATCAACGTAACTCAGCTATCTTAATTATCTTATAAAATATCACGTCGCATGCTTTGTGTTTGTCGTGCTAGCTGCATGGAATCCAAtgttatataattatttatatataaaaaaattgttttaaaaggTCGTAATCTCAAACTTTTGACCTTAAGCATTAGCCACACTAGTAACTCAATATAAGCTTATATATGTCATTGTATTcactattatatattttatttcaatacCTTAATTGGATAAAATAATCCttagttaataataataaaattaaactaaacatATAAAACATACTTCGAAGAAATAAAGATGAAGGAAAGGAAATATAAAAAAGATTGAAAGCGAGACACAAAGTTTGATATACTGAAACTTATGTGCATGACGACACACTCCCCTACATCTGGTTGGACGATCTATTCActgtaattaaattataattagataTTAATGAATTATAATTAGAGATTTATGAATGATATATAGTTAATTAGAGCGGAGATAGAGTATACAATGAGAGATTTTGCATGAAGAAAAAAGTTGAATGCTTACCGACAAGGGCAACTAGGTCCTGAGTATTGAGATTTTTATCTAGAAACTTCTGCTTTTGGACATCAACGGAGTCCCTAAAACCAGGTAGATTGGCAGTAGCACTCGCCTGCGAAACCCGGCCATCGCGCCGCCCCGTCGGTACAGCCCAACTCGCTCCACCACTCTGCATATATTCATATTAAgtgcttgttttttttttttttttgagaaattaagtaaaatttaattaattagttactTACGACGACGACGGAATCACGGGCGGCAAGAGCAAGGATATCGGCGCAAGAGACTACGCCGGAGCACACGGCCTCAATCTGGCGTTTGGCGTCGTCTATGACTTCATAGCCTCTGAGGAGAAGGTTGGGGCCCGCAGTCTTCTCAGTGCCGGGTCCGTCGATGAGAATGGAGGCGTCGCAGCCCTCCACAAAGCAATCGTGGAAATGCATTCTAAGCAAACCTGCAGCAATGGTAGGATTGGTTTGGAAATGCGACCTTACGGTCGATTGAACTATGGACTCGGCACGAGGGCACGAAGTGGAGTAGAAGCCCACCCTCGTGCCTTGGCCTTGTGACAACCCCACTAAGCTACCCAACACCATTACTACTACCACAACAATGCCGTTAATATTGTAAGACCCCATTTAGGATATAGTTGTTTGTATGAATAGATTAGTGGTGGAAAATAGGGATATTTATAGGCATGTAAAGTCGAGTGAGGGTCAACAACGTGTATGCCTCGAGAATGAGTAAGCAAAGACGGCTATTAGTGGTGGCGGTTTCCGACTaaaattcaaaacaaatttGTACTAGTTGTCAACCAATTCCaaatcattttaatttatttttttagggaTGTTTACTTTGTATGATCAATAAAATTCATAATTGatagtatttttatctttaagaGTAAGATTTTTCTAATCTCACATTTTTAatgatataattaaaaataaaataaaactagtttaaatgataaaaataatcaaagaacGTGAGATATTTTAGTGAATGTGTATTTGAAGAGTTTCTCCCactttttcaataaaataaaaataatttaaataatataaataataaggGCATTAGTGAATGTGTCTTTGACATATGACTATTAGCAACAAGTCATAGTGGCTTTTGCTTTCACCGACCCGAACGGATTGGAGCACTAgctgaaatgaaaattttattgaaaagaaagaaagaaaagttgtTACAAAACCGGTGTAACGAAaagcagtacagcaagggaccAATGTAAGGCGCAACACGACCTAACgaaaaaccaaaaaacaaaacCACAGTTCAGGGGGACGGGAAATTCGCCGCCACAGATTACGGCCAAACCAAAACCCATCGGCGACTCGTCCCCCTAAGCCGGAAGAAACACAGCTCAAGCACAAAAGAGCCAACAACAAAACCCGAGGGGGCAGCACTGGCCATCCAGAGAAATCTGCAGTGGCCGGACCAAGCCGAGCGTGCAGCACAGGATGCCCACCGAACGCATCATGAATCTTCCCTGCTCTGGTCACCTCCGGAACCACTGGAGACGCCGCATCAGCGCAAACGGGAAAAGGCGCAGATCTGCCAAAAACCAACAACCGACGGAAGAGGAAACCGAAACAGCAAAAAAGAGCAAACAAacacagaaaaggaaaaagaggggACAACACCACAAAACGAGCCCCAGCCCATCGAGGGAAGACCCAACCAAACAAGACAAACTGGCCACCAAACAAACTTCAGTACAGGTTGAACTCCAGAGGGGCACAACCTCAAAACAAGCACCAACCAAACCCAGGAGCAAAAGATCCAACCATCACAGATGAAGGGAAGAACAAAAGCAAGGGACATCACAGCGAGAAGCCCAAACAAgacgatcagacccaattctccgctagcagTGAATCTCCTAAAGCAATTACTTTTAAATCAATTCTCAAACTTATTAAGCTTATGCTCAAAACGTGCTTTTCAAGGTCAAGATCACGGGATGAAACCATTGGTGGTAACCCAAGTTTTCCCGCGTgatttcccatgctcataatgatggATCCATCAGAGGAGCAAAGACCAGCAGCAAACTCCAATACCAACCAGAGAAGATATTAAGCTTATCGCAGTGAAGACACTCctgctagcatctaccggacaaatcacgacAAGCAAGGACCGCCAAGTGTGACTACCCAAACTTTGGAAACCTTCCCAACACCCGGACAGCAGGACCAAAAGAACCAGATTAACAACCCCAACAAACACAAACCAGTGCCCCAAGGAGACCAAGCTGGACCAAAGAAGAAGAGAGGCAAGAAAGTGCGAAAGGGAGAAGTCATCACACCAGACAGGCAGAATCACTAACAAACAAACGAAACAAACAAAACGCAAGCAAGAAAAGGGGAGAGGAACACCCAAGAAAGAAGAACACCTCAATTGACAACCCGAATGTAAGGAAGTTGCCGCCTGTCATCCTTCACCAACTGTAGGATATCCGGGATCGTAAAATTCCAATAGCCTTCCTCCGCTACAGAAGAAGCCAAACAGTCCGCAACCCGGTTCCCTTCCCTGTAGATGTGAgtgataataaaatgaaaaccAGCAAGGGAAGAGAGAACCTTACGCCACCGGCTGAAGAACCTCCAAGGAACCGTGTCTGACCGAGAACTGAAAAGATCCACCAAATAAGCGCAGTCAGTCTCGATCCAAACGTGTCTCCAACCATGATTGACAGATTGCTCCAAAGCAATGATGAGGGCAAGCAGCTCTGCCTCAAAAGCCCAACCACGTccagcagagaaatgaaaacAACCCAGAACGCTAGAAGAATCTCTGATAACTCCACCAGCGTGAATCAGAGGAGGGGATCCATGAACCGAGCCATCAATATTGATTTTGCGCCAAGGAGTCGGAGGCGGAATccagaaaacataaacaaaagaGGTCGGGCGACGAGGTCTGCTTGGCACCCCAAGACCATGAAGAATCAGTAAGTCCTCAACAGAGTTAGCCATCTCACCAGAACATAATTGGGAAGTTtccaaaataaaagatttgatctgGATCGAAAGTGCCCTCTCAGAGACCGAAGCCGCATCAAATACAACTCTGTTACGAATATTCCAGATGCTCCAAATCGTGGACATAACACCCATTCGCCAAAGATTTACAACCTGCTTGCTAGTCTGCACCTTCATTGCCCAGAGAAGCAGACTCCCAATGTCGTGAATTAACGGACTATCCACCCTGAACCAGCCGAAAAGGGAGCGCCAGATTTGTCGAGCAAAAGTACAGTCCCAAAAAAGATGATCAATATCCTCATTCGCATTCCGGCAGAGAGGGCACCAGCCCGGACCAACCAGCCCCGAACGACGAAGAGAGCTAGCAGTCGCAAGACGCCCCAGAATCACCCGCCAAGTGACAATGGAACGCCGCATTGGGATAAACGGAGCCCAGATCCACTTACCCCAATCAACGGTCGGAAAGCAGGGACGAATATGATCCGAAG includes these proteins:
- the LOC131019444 gene encoding peroxidase N1-like — protein: MGSYNINGIVVVVVMVLGSLVGLSQGQGTRVGFYSTSCPRAESIVQSTVRSHFQTNPTIAAGLLRMHFHDCFVEGCDASILIDGPGTEKTAGPNLLLRGYEVIDDAKRQIEAVCSGVVSCADILALAARDSVVVSGGASWAVPTGRRDGRVSQASATANLPGFRDSVDVQKQKFLDKNLNTQDLVALVGGHTIGTSACQFFRYRLYNFTNGGPDPTIDPAFLPTLRGLCPDGGDGTRRVGLDNGSENRFDAAYFAKLRDGRGVLESDQRLWGDASTRGVVQRFLGVRGLLGLTFNVEFGRSMVKMSNVGVKVGTNGEIRRVCSAVN